A window of Macrotis lagotis isolate mMagLag1 chromosome 1, bilby.v1.9.chrom.fasta, whole genome shotgun sequence genomic DNA:
TAAAGTTTCTTAATGACAGACAATTATTAcaagattacacacacacacacacacacacacacacacacacacacacacacacacatatatatatatatatatatatatatatatatatatatatgtatgtatagctcCTCACTGCTGTCTTTTCTATATTCTTCACAATTTAGATTATAGATCTcatacattaaactaaaaaactTCATGACTCCATAGGGAGAAATTCATCATAGAATGACTATTACAGCTGTAAATACAAACTGAAAGGTAAAATTGCCCCTTTCCCAcattctatttgacttttaaagaaaCTATCACATTATCTGATCTCTGTGGAAAAGTCTAGTGAAATCGTTCTTCTGCATCTATGCAAAACATTGCCTTCACCAATAAACAAACTATTCAATTTATGAATCACCTCACTTATACAGTATACAatgttcctttctatcttctGATCTTCTGATCTCCAGGTTTCAGAGAtaattttctatctttaaaaCCTTATGAACAAGAGAATgtttaaagaaataatagtaatgtATCATTGGAAAGAGTAATCTTATCAGCTACAATTAACCTTTTTGTTAGGaatctaaacaaaataaaagatttaaagtaGCTATACCAGTCTTGAAAGTTTGTTACATgagatcataaatctagagctaAAGGAATCTCCAAGACAGTATCTTCTAATCTCCCcattatatagataaggaaattgaggtcctcaaattttaaatgactatacTGAAGTCATACAGGTAGTGAGCAACAAAGTTGAAATTTGGTAGACAAATCAATGAAAATGAACTCTTGATATGCATGCTTTTGTGTTGTAGAACTCCCTTGTCAATTTATTCTTGTAGCCATAAATCTTACACAATCCTAGAATGCGTGTTAGAAAAAACCCAGAAATCATTTAGGCTAACCTCTGACCAGATACAGGAGTTTGTTCTAAAATATCCCTTACAGTTTATCTTTCACTACTTGGTTCCTTAAAGTCAATGAACCTGGATAAAAAGATGATCAATGCCTTAACTTTTAACTTTTCAATGACCTTGACTCTAGCTTCTGTAATAACTTccaaaagagacacagagagaagttTTCCTGTATTCCAGAATTCTAATCAATGTTTTCATTGCTTCCTGTAGCACATCAGTCCTTTCACTCAAAACCCACTACTATTTTTGTCATGGGGCAGCCAAGTCTCCCAGGGAAactgaaaaattttatgaaaagcaTATACATTGTACAAATGCCAGGGAATCTCAATTATGGGACTATTCCCAGGAGGGAAATTTGTCCTCCCCATGGCTGTAGAAGAGAATGTTAATTCATTCGATGGAGCAATAATTTGGGACAAATATTCTTACTACCCGGATCCTAATTTCCTTAGTTTTTATACCatagacaatgggattaagtgctgGAGGCACAAGGAGATATATGGTAGACAAAAGAATGTGCACGTATTGTGCTACATGACCAAACCGAtgactaaagaaagaaaagaatgcaagaacataaaattcaaggaaaacaaaaatgtggGCTGTACAAGTATTGAATGCTTTGATTCTTGCCTCTTTCTGAGGAAGGCGGAAGATAGCTTGGAGAATCAGGGTGTAAGAAACAAGGACAAATACCATATCAAAACCCAAGATAGAAAAAGCCACAAATAGTCCAAAGGCCTTATTAATCCGGGTATCCACAGCAGCCAGTTTGACTACGGCCATGTGCTCACAGTATGAATGAGCTACAATTGTGGAATGAAAGAAGTGCAAACGTTTGAGTAGGACAGGTACCACACTCACCAAAATTACAGTCCTGGCTGCCACCATCCCAACCAGTTGACCCAGAACGGATGGTGTGAGAATAGCAGAGTGACGGAGAGGATTACAGATGGCCACAAAGCGGTCAAAAGCCATGGCTAACAAGATACCTGATTCCATGCCCTGTAGGGCATGGATAAAGAAAAGTTGGGTAAGACAAGCATCAAAAGTCATGGTACAAGCATTGAACCAGAATATGGCAAGCATTTTGGGGGCTATGGAAGCACAGAGACCCAAGTCATTGGCAGCTAGCACACCCAAGAAGACATACATAGGCTGGTGAAGGCTGCGTTCTGAGGGAATAATTATTAACAAGAGGACATTCCCAAGAAGGGCCACCATGCATAAAGCACAAAATGGGAACCCAATCCAGAACTGCACATGCTCTAAACCAGGAATTCCAATCAAGGATACCATTGGAGGGTCCAGATATGAGATGTTGGGCATCTTCATGTTGATTTCTTTCCTCACCAAAATTTACTATGTTTGTCCAAATTGATGAGATTGTTGGTGTTATGAGTGAATTTGGAATGACTAATCTTAGTGATCTCACCATCCAACAGGAAGGTGGTGGTCTAACACAGAGAATTCTGGCTGTGACCAGAAGGTCAAGGTCGACAATAGAATGAGAGGCAACAAGAGGACAATAAGATAGGACTCCCCAGAGACTCTCCACTGCATCATTtcctaaaggaaagaaagagaggaattaGTAAAGGCAAGTTCAATATGCCAATATATACATGTTGAGGAGTTGAGAATTGGAGCTATTATATAAATAGACATGATGACTCTAGGAAGTCTAATTCTTATTCTTAGTTTTAGTTCTTCATATTGGAATTTCTGTTGATTCCTGAAGGATGTCCTTTACCACTTATGAACCTTCTTTTTGGATCACTTAGTGGCTTAAAGACTGGAtactttttatttccattccaAGCAATTGAATACACCACCCCAGTCATAAAGGATTGATTATTATGGGGGAtaggtaattatttttcttgaaggaatTATAAATCATATTTCTTATCCATATAGGGGATAATTTTTGCGTATAATTACAAATCTCATTCATCAGCAGCAACATCCTcagctatgtgtgtgtgtgtgtgtatttgtgtgtgtgtatatgtatatatgtagtatTTCTCTTGTTAATTTGTACTGAAGGGATTTTGAAAGTTCCTCCCTCCTTTGTAGGACTCTGAAGGAATATGTCAACAAaggtaatttgaaaataatttgaaaataaaaagtcaaaaatatatgGACAATGATTTGTAAAACAATCTGTATATCACACCTGCTTTGTAAAAAAGAATTGATTAGAACTTCAAGAAAAGCCCAATTTacatggagaaaaggaaaaaaaaagtattcctgATTCCTGTTCTTTAAAGGGAATTACAAAATACCTCTGTAtttttccttgccttctcttaGACTCTATCaaagtttagtttagttttaagGTTTAATTTTTTCCAAAGCTTCATGCAGGAGTAATTTCATACATGAGGTCTTTTCTGGTATCTTCTTCTCACCAAactgtcataatttttttttatatttttatattgcttaGCATTGACTTTCAAATGCATTGATTTCATATGACTTTGTAAATATTACTCTGGATTCTTTCAGGAattagttaaaattttaaatattgtctATTAGTGACTCCACATAGCTGATAATGACATAAATTTCCAGGGCTACTTTGTAATTGCAAGTCTTGGAGCTAAGTTTCATAATGAAGACTTAATTTATATCTGTTGTTCAATATTTTGGGAAAATTATCTAGATAGAAAGGATAAGAATAGAGGAACATCTGAGTTTGAGGGACTTGAGTCATAGAGCTTCCAGGAAAGGTGAAGGAATTATAGGTGGATTTTTGCAGCGTGCATTGAAACCTAATGGAGTAATCttttgagtcagaaaaaaaatgactcagtggcacagtggatagtgaaATAGaactgaaatcaggaggaccttagttaaAAATTTGACCTTaaacttttcctaatttttttacccatagaaagtcacttaacagctttttgcctcagtttccccaaatgtaaaataCATATGAATAATTCCCTAGATAGTGGCTACAAAGgtcaaatgaaatattgtatAATTCATCCTTTGGTTTCTGAAACATAGTAGacatataataagattttgttCCCTTTGCTACAATTCACGAGTAAGATCACAGGGAAGAAGAGAAACTGAGATTAAGTACTCAGTAAAATATGGATGTCAAGTTCATCTTGGCCACATTGGAATCactacaaaataataaatctgtGATttggagacacacacacatgtgcatgtatattaACACATgaatgtatataattttatatgtatatacacacacatgcataaatatatacatacaaaattaCTACTGGAAAATTCCAACTATGTCCTATCTGAACTAGTGTAACAGGAAGTGTATCAAGAAATCTGAAAGATCAGAAGGTCCTAGTGATGATACAGATGTTTCATGGTGGAAGCAATGATTACTTAGTTTCCAGGACGAATAAGTCTAAATTTTCAGAGTAAAAGAGAGTGCAAGGAATCTACAAATGCTTATCCTTTCTCCTGCAGAGTCTTCCTTTATAAACTAAGATCATTGATGAAAGCAAATCAGGACAAATGACAAAGAGATATGTGTTAGtgaaaaagaattctttaaaataaacaagatgatTTGAGGCATGTTATATTCAAAGCCATTACGATGATTACATTGATTGAAAAGGGATTCATCCAACAACTTTGGAAAGGACAAATTAGatatcaatttgatttttttgttgttgcatgTAGAACACAattgaaatatcatattttattagGAATAGCTTATTTGTCTCTGACCACCTTTTCCATTGCCCTGCtattgaggaaaaagaaaaagaaaagtatgattCTGATCTAGAAATCAAACTGGATTACCAAAAGTTTGAATTAGTAACTTCATTTATAAGCAAAATTacctattttccaaatattttgttCTGGGATGAGATGTGACATTCAAATTAGTTGAAAAAACCCCAAGATGATATGAAATTGGGAACTCCAGACTTAGAACAAAATTGTTAACtatttttacagaaaaatttCTGTAGGGAGATAAAATAGACTGAAAAACtgagaattatatatttttgtctGAATACAATAGtacattttaatgaatatttatgaaaacacATCATTTATAATTACATTACTTTACCTGAAATTGCATTCTTGATGTTTTATGGAAATATACTTCAAAGATTGAAAGAACTTATAAACTATCTAGtccaaagaacaaatgaaaaagtattCAATATAACATACTTATCATTTATACCCTTTACCTGAAGATCTCTAGTGAAGTCAACCTCTAGTTTTTGTCATCCCttgtgagttaaaaaaaaattaatgtagtgTATTAGCTTCTTGGGTATCTGTATTAGTCTCTTTAGACAACTCccattcttcatcattttttttttggattgtttttctttactcttctaaattttattctttgaaacTTCTTACTCTGGAATTTAGGtatagagaaagaacttcagcaaTGAAAAAGGATCAGTCTAAGGGTGTTTGAGTCAGACATTACAAAGAagaatcttttctctttctgaaatgCTATCATAGTGGGAAGGTGAGAATACCACTTCCCCTTTCTCAAGGGCACAAGATCAGAAAAAGTTCCAAACTTAGTCAAATGTTTGATGAATCAGAATAAGGGTTTATAAACTATGGTGCCCAGTTCAAACCTTTCTGGTTACTTATGTACTTTCCCTTGGCCTACAaactatgttttatattttaaaataaaatgtcatggGAACACATTAATATTCATTCGTTTAGTATATGTCTGGTCAACATTATAACAGCAATATTTAGTACTTGCAACAGAGATGGTGTATGACTCTCATTTGAACTTTGCTGCTTGATGCACCACAAATTTATTTATGTGGGTATAGATCAACAGTATTTTAAGGGATCTGTATATGATAATaacacaaaatttattttttattacaagcTCATAGCCATCATTccaaaacaagaaaaagtaaaaacatgtATTATTATGCTTTTCAGTTCAGTACTAAGATTTAAATTTTCTGTATAAGAAACACATTCAAGTCACTATTATGGAATATTGAATTTCTTTGTTTCAGATTTTGGTAATATTtggtaatattaaaaatatttcaaggcAAAGTAGTACTTGCATAAGGAATATATAATGGTAAAAATCAATTTGATGATAACTAACCTATTTCAATCACAACATAATGTGAAACTGATTTTCATGCTTCCCAAGTGTCCAAAAGTTAAATTGAGAAGATCTCCCTTATCACGTGGATTTTTGGTAAATGTATATTCTGAGCTCAAACTACATTTTCATGAGTTTTTGTCAAATCTTGATGTAGGTACAGAAGACTTTTGATACTTCAAATACCACTTAACTATGCAATTGAGGAGCTTACATTAATCTACAATATATTcacatgaaaaaggaaaatgctaagaGAAGAATCTAATAcaattctataaacattttcatgttataaatatattcatttgaaaCCATATGATCAGGAATTGATGTCGGTATTTGGAAGTCAATATCTTCATGAGaagacatttttcttttgctcttttttctttttaaaaatgtatttggtaTTACAATTTTCTCaagttaaatgtaaaaataattttcagcattcactttcagtcttgagctccaaattctctccttcctccctctccatgCCACCTTATTGAACAGACAAGCAATTCCATATAGACTATATGTGTGCATTCATGCAAAACCTTCTATCATAGTAATGTTGTTAAGGAAAACATAGACCAAAagtcctcaagaaaaataaagtaaaaaatgttcTCAATTCTGTATTTAGACTCCAAAAGCTTTTTCCCTGccaatagatagcatttttttcatcataaattcttcagagttgtcttggatcactgtattgcccCAAAAAACGAAGTCATTTCCAattgatcattttaaaatattgctgttactttgtacgcagtacatttcactttggaTGAACTCATGTAAGTagttccaggtttttctgaaaacatcctgtTCATTCTTTCTTATAGTAGAATAGTATTCGATCATAATCAttaccacaacttatttagtcattccccaactggtgggtatcccttcaatttccaattctttcccactataAAAGAACTACTAagatttttttgtacatataggtcctgtGGAAAGGCATTTACAAATAtgaaatatgtaatatattttgatGTAGCTGTAATTCAGCTGTTTCATGACACCTTTTAGTATTATATTGGCAactgaagtgttttgccatttcccattttatacatgcagaaagtaaggcaaacagggttaaaacaTACTTGCCTTttgtcacacaggtaataagtgtataaggttggatttgagctcaggtcttctgacttcatttcTGGCACTGCATCCATTAAACTATTTAAATTCCTGAGTAAACTATTATAGATCAGCAGTAACAAATTATCATTGATAATAAATTTTCATAATAGAGAATATAAActctgaaaattaagaaaaatattattctccaaaaaaagaattacattctGCTTATAGGGGACTTTAATTACCAAATTATTCTTAAATACTATCATATTTTCAATTTCATCAATAAGTTTATggcttatttttctctcttgctaaataattttccaaacttttttctagatttttctcttGGCTGACAAAGCTATAAATATTTACAGTAAAGTTTTGTTAATTCCtagactagaagaaaaaaatttccaagaatCTTAAGATTATTTAATGATGAAATCTTGAACATCTCTGAGAGTAATAATTACATCCTAGAAGATGTCAGATGTTGACAAATCAACaatcaataataaaaacattaaatttgtACCTAATATATGAATAAGGTATTGAGATAGTTATTGATGAATCTTGGTTTCTTGTGAAAATGTATTATTCAAGAAGGGTCAGTCAAGGGGTTTGAGAGGTGAGAGATAAGAGATAAGTAGTAAAGACTTTTTACAGTCAGAGAGGAATATGAACCAACACATCAGAAATTGCTTACTCACAGTGGTAAATACTGGGGTGTGCGCAGGCAAAGGAAATTTGCAAACACAAGGTAACTatgctagtatttttttttctatctgaaGATCACCCTGATCCCATTTCCTAGGTTtccactgaaaaatattttttctctttcaaagtgAATCAAAGAAAGTCAAATTTGATAGAAATTACTGGATTCAgctcctcattttatataatgGGAAATTGAAAGCTGTGCTTAGGGAAGGGTGAGAGAGAGATGTTAATACAACTTTCTCAAAAGCACAAAAGTGACAAAGTCAGGTATTAAAAATTAGCATTGctaaagtatttttctttatattaaatcatttattaatagTTCCAACCCTCCCTTCCTCAGCACAACTCCCCTACAAATATAGGCACTCACCAGAAGGTAACTGAAATCTCAGCTGAAAATAAATAGTGATTGACGTGGTAAATTCAAAGAGCTAAGTTGATTTTTCCGAGAGCATCACACTTAGCCTGTTATAGTTATCCAGCCTACCTGCTTTTAACTTGGGAGTGCTGAAACTTTCAGAAAAGTGAGATATTCCCAAGATGATTGCTAAAGACTGAACCATGGGACATCTCATTAAAATTTTAACATGAAATCCTTTGAACTGATTGAGGAATTGTCTTGAAGCCCATCGTTAATGAATAATATTGTCTCCCATGGTGTAATACAATGTCTGGAATTAACTTTGCAGAATTTCAAAGCATGACAGATATTAATCCCCTTTTGAAGTTGCTAGGGAGTGCAATTTCATTAGTGAGTATGAGACTACATGATCTGAGAATTagaatttctttgttttgggaGCTGTCACCTCACATTTGACTGTGCCTCttgcaaaaattataaatgtctcaaccacacacatacacaatacacacttattattcatatatgtacatatacattatatatgtgcatatatatatatatatatatatatatatatatatatatatatatatatatatatagagagagagagagagagagagagagagagaattgctcACTTTAACTGAGGGAAAACTCAAATGAAAGAAATCCCATAAATGATTACCCTCCATACTAGTACTTAAAAACtcatattgtttaaaaattcatatttttgttattgataagtCATTTAGATGTTTTCACATCTTCATGATATcaattaggattttcttggcaaatatgctTAGAATGATTTACCACTTCCTCTTCACCTGATTTTAGACATGAGGAAATGAGATAAATTagtattaagtaacttgcctagggtgaGACTactatttagtgtctgagatttgaagtctatagatcagatttaaactcagtatAATGAGTCTTTACTTCTCCAGTGTctggggtcttcttccccggactcccgagtgagctcctcagtgggcactgcttcaggcgtccctggtttttccctcccccggggatcagcgaggagggactcaggcagacacgtcttcaggaggcatatgttttattaggtgcagagggatcccccgaatagctcagggtgctggataatatagggagttatttccgggctgccaccccaatccgccccgagggcagaacctaccacccgattggagcaagcgacacaggccaaccaggcgaagccactgctccccttaaggagccgtgtcttctctgggttggtctgacctcactcccggggaggtcctatccacccaggcggtcagggccgacccccgacactCCAGGACCAATATAACTTAACAGTAAATgttcctatttctttcctttttattgtccttcatttttcttcttttatggttcttttattttatatgttacaataatcttgttttgATACTAAGCATaacctccccccccaagaagataggaaatctcaagaatagtgagagagaaaaaaaatgtacttcggtctgtgttcagatttcaatggctctctgtctctgggatgtgttgccttctttatcataagtccaccaaagaagttgcttcaatatttttcccacaactgctatttctagctgtatttccttcccaCTCTATTCCTTctgactctcatttattttattctctctctcttttcatcctgtcaCTGTTCAAAACTGTATTGTaactgaataccctctcccacaatttgCCCTCTCTTCTACACCTATTCCTCCCCCCCCATCACCCTTAGTCCAttcctttcctctatttttctctaggatGAGATAGATCTCTATATactattatgtgtgtatgttatttcctctctgagtcatttctgatgagaatgaaggctcattcattcccccttgcctttccccattccactcaATTGaagaagctttttcttgactcttatatgaaatatcatagcctctttttcctcccctttctcttccttccagtacttacctttatcacccattgtctccatcttttttactatattatactataatattcagctccttcctgtgccttgtctatatgcaccttctaactgctctcaaatgagaaagttcatataagttatcaatattttcttcccatgcagaaatataaaCAGTTGAACATCATTAAGCTCCTCATAATTATTCCTTCTCATTTGCTGAGTCTTTACCTGAGTCctgcacttggagatcaaactttctcttcagctctggttattccaataggaaagtttgaaagtcacttgtttcatttaaagtccaatctttttccctgaaagaggatgttcagttttgctgggtaatggATTTTTGGTTggaaaccaagatcttttgctttccggagtatcatattccaagctttaaaggcccttaatgtagatgctgccagatcctgtgtaatccagaCTATATAGCCATGGTAGTGAAAttgtttatttctctttgtatttttttcttttaggatattctctttgacttgggagttttggagtttaattataataattctggaaatttttcttttgggatatctttcaggaggtgattggtgaattgccctaatttctattttaccatctgcttctagTATCTCAAGGGAAGTTTGCCtatatatttcttgaaaaatgaagtctaggctctttatctgttgtgactttcaggtagcccaataagtTTTTAGATTATCTCTTTTGGATGAATTTCTGGATCAGTTGGTTTTCCAATGTGATATTAtacatttctttctaatttgggttttttttggaatagttttatttcttcctggtttcttGCAAAATAATTGGCTTCCCTTgtttccattctacatttgaaggagttattttcttcagagaacttttttatcttcctttccacctggtcaattctgctttttaaggtattcttctcttcatttgccttttgtgttgctttttccatttgaccataacatattattttcttcagtagtttttttgtatttctttttgtatttctttcaccatgcTGCTGATTTGGTTCACAAGATTTATCTGgatcactcttatttctccttccaatttttcttccatgttCCTTACCtgcttttcagtcttctttgagTTCATCTATagcttgagcccattttctatttctcttgtagGTTTTGGTTACAAAAtcttcgattttgtcatcttcttaatcttctatgggaccaaagtaattttctatggtcagatcctttttcttttgcttattcatttcctcagtctatgactaatttactgcacttccaaggttttAGGGTGttttggggacaacccacagggattttaattcctccaaggacttatgagagactctgactggtCTTTTGCCTGTGCTCTGGGATGTGAATGGCCACAGgctctcctctctgccctggagctatgagtaTGGTctctgcttggctatggtggttTGGGAGCACACACTGGATTTGGGTGTggacaaacagctgagtccttccccagggagagcagagagatctctgcaatcTCCACAGACCCCCATACCTTCTGtgagctgtgctctggaggtgctgactggcttccctgattcctgctacattgaacaactttagcaaagctgcaAGGATATGGAATAAACTCATAGTCATCAGCACATTTATATGTTACCAACAAAGACCAGCAG
This region includes:
- the LOC141507692 gene encoding olfactory receptor 52A1-like; its protein translation is MKMPNISYLDPPMVSLIGIPGLEHVQFWIGFPFCALCMVALLGNVLLLIIIPSERSLHQPMYVFLGVLAANDLGLCASIAPKMLAIFWFNACTMTFDACLTQLFFIHALQGMESGILLAMAFDRFVAICNPLRHSAILTPSVLGQLVGMVAARTVILVSVVPVLLKRLHFFHSTIVAHSYCEHMAVVKLAAVDTRINKAFGLFVAFSILGFDMVFVLVSYTLILQAIFRLPQKEARIKAFNTCTAHIFVFLEFYVLAFFSFFSHRFGHVAQYVHILLSTIYLLVPPALNPIVYGIKTKEIRIRLIRLLFPMIHYYYFFKHSLVHKVLKIENYL